In Deltaproteobacteria bacterium, the DNA window AGTCTTCTAGGGGAGCTTAAACAAACCGAGGTCATGGGGCACAAGGCCTGGCGGGTGGATTACAAGTTCAAGAGGCCCGGGGTATATACTTTCTTTATGGAACCCAAGCCTTACTGGGAACCGGCTGAGGACTGCTACATCGTCCATTATACCAAGACTATCGTTGCGGCCTTCGGAGCGGAGGAGGGATGGGATGAACCCGTTGGATTAAAGACTGAGATCCTGCCTCTTACCCGTCCTTTCGGTCTTTACGCCGGAAACGTCTTTCAGGGAGTGGTCATGGTGGATGGTAAACCGGTCCCCAATGCCGTGGTTGAAGTGGAATACTATAACAGGGAAGGAAAGGCCAAGGCCCCTACCGAGTACATGGTGACCCAGGTCATCAAGGCGGACTCAAAGGGCGTTTTCACCTTCGCCGTTCCCAGAGCCGGCTGGTGGGGATTCGCTGCCCTGAATACATCGGATAAAAAAATCCCCAGAGAAGGAAAGGACAAGGATGTAGAGATCGGCGCCGTTATCTGGGTGAAATTCGAGGATTGGATCGAAAAATAAGCCTTTCCCCGCATCCCAGGCATGATGGACTTCCCCGGGGGCATGCCGGAAACGTGCAAAAAGCCGCAGGAAACCCCAAAACCGGCATCTCCCGGGAAATTTTCCTTTCCGGACGGAATTTCCTATTTCCAGCCCCCTACACCCGGAAATGCTCTCCCGTATCCTTCCTTTTCCACCGCACCCGCTGCATAAGGGGATGGTTGAGTTCGATCGCCCCGGGTGTAGGGCATTCCGAGACACAGTCTCCTCCGTACCAGCACTCTTCAGGATAGAGGATAATGGGAGGTTTCCCTTTCTCGGGATTGGGAACAAGCACATCCATAGTACAGAATTTCACACAAATATTGCAGCCGGTGCAAACTTCGGGATCAAAGACCACAGGTCTCCCTGGGCCCGGCAGATTGGGGAGGGCGAAGGCTTCCGGTTCCATAATAACCTCCTTTTTCAGGTTGAAGCGCTGTTTTTTCATCGGCGGAAGATTGCAGCAGTGCGGCCGATGCCTTGCAGCTTCAGCAGGTTGTTGAAAAACATAGCAAGCGCAGTAAGTTGTCAACAACCTTTTAGGCAAACTCGATGCTTGGCATGATCAAGGGTTCAGGTAGCCCTTGTACTCCTTGTTGTGGGCCTCGTAATTTTCCCCGAGGGGGTACGCGTAATCAATGTCCCGAACGTCCACCTGTATTCCATCTTCCGCCTGCCGGATGGTGACGAACTTATGCCATTTGGGAGGATCCTGCTCTGGATAATCCTGCCTCGTGAAGCCCAGATATCTGCTGCTGGCTTTGCGGGCCAGAACGGCCTGGATGATGATCCGATCGCAGGTCAACATGTGAAAACTCTCCACGACCCGCATCAGGACATGCGGGTTGGGAGCAAAGGCCTCCGGCGACACGTTTGTTTCGATATCATCGAGCCAGGCCAGGCCGATCTCCAACAGTTCCCGGTTCTTGATCTCCCCGCAGTAGTTCTGCATGACACGGCACAGGCCAGCCCTAAGCTCCTTCCAGTCGATGCCGCCCCTTCGTTGAACCGGGGCGTAAATCCGGGTCTTTTCAGCCTCCACCTGGGCCCGGTCCATTTCCGGAAGACTTGCGCCCCGAGCATATGCTGCGGCCTTCCTCCCTGCATACCGCCCCGTGGTTGCGGCATGGTTATAGAAATTGCCCCCGTAAAGGGCGTTCCCCGCCGCAAAGAGTCCTTCAAGATTCGTCATCAGGTTCCAGTCCGTGACCAATCCTCCGGGTGAAGCAAAAGGGCCCCGACCCCGGATGAATCCAAGGACGCTGTGCTGCCACATGCCGGGAAAGGGTTCCCCACCCAGGAGAAAATAGCTCTGGAGGAGATCCTGGTCCGGGTCAAATCCCGCTTTGGTGTATGTCCTCACAATCGGGATGTTCGACCTGCCCTCCTGCCCCACCATCAGTCCCCAGATGGCCCTCCGCTCATGCTCCGGCATGCCCGGGAGATCGGCATATAACGGGAGCTTGAATTCCCCCCTTCGCACCCTCTCCTCCAGATCGTCCACCAGCCGGGGCATCCTGTAGGGATCTCCCGGTGCTCGCTCCCCCAGGAACTTCTGCCCGGGAGCCGGCCTGGTCCTTTGCTCAATATCATTGATCGGATTCCCCAGACCGTCTATCCAGGGGATTTCTTTTCCCTCGGCATCCACCATGGAGCAGGGATACCACGTGTTTTTGGGATTTCCAGAACCATAGGAAGGCAAGTGATATCCAGGGGGGGGTGCGGGGGAGGATTTCTCCATGAGGGTGAATTCAGCCCCTGCCCGCCAGGCAATAGCCGGACCGTCGCAGACCACGTTGGGATGGAAGTAAGGAAGACCGGTGAGTTCCGTACTGAATTGCCAGTTACCCTCGTGAAAGGCCATGCAATCGATGGTGGCTCCGGCCAGGAAAATCAGGAATTCGCCTGTTCGGTTGTTGAAACCGGCGGCCCCGATAACCCTTCTACCCGGCCTCCCTCCCTCCGTCAGGAGGCAGGTGATCATGACCCGCTCAAAGATCTTCACGCCGACTCTTCTGCATTCCCTGTACATGGCCGGCTTGAAGGTCGTACCCCAGACCCTGAAAAAATGCCGTGTCTCGTAGTCATAAGCAAACAGGAACCCTGTTTCTTCGTCCCGGAACGGCGCCCCCGTGAACTCGCCTTCGGTATCCCGGATCTTCCCTCCCATATTCTCTATTTCAAGCAACGTATCATAGCTCTCCCTGGCTGCTATATACCGGGAAAGGGAATTGACGTACCCATTGTAAGATTCATATTCGCATTGTACACATTCCTCGGCCGTGATCTTGGAGCAGGGATTAGGGGTGAAGACCCAATGATCCACTCCTGACCCTCCGCCGCTCCTCTTGGGATGGGCCTTGTCCACGAGCACGACCCTGGCGCCGTTTCGGGCTGCGCTCACGGCGGCCATGGAGCCGGCCGGCCCCCCACCCAGGACCAGCACGTCCGTCTTCACAACACGCTCCTCCCCGTAACGGACCGGGTAGGGCCACTTCAGGACGGAAGGTCCGTCCTTCATCAGCGTTTCATACCAACTAGACGACATCACTCTCCTCCGTGAACAATATTCCACATCTTTTCTCCAGGGACTGGAGAGACAGCGTCTTTATTCAACTCCTGAGTTCCCTGGTGACCTCTGCGTCCCTTGAAATGAGTTCTTCACACAACGGCAAGTCCCTCGCCTTCAAGGCCTCGATGATCCTCCCATGGCGGGCATGGGTCTGCCTGATGAAGTCCGGGTCCTGGTTTTTCCCCGGGTGATGAGTGTCCCACAGGGTCTCCAGCAGCTCAAAGATAGACCAGATAATACTCTTCGCCAACGGATTCCCGGAAATATCCGCCAGGGCCACATGAAAGGAGGTGTTGAATTCCCGCAGTCTGGCGGGATCATCAAGGTGTTCCGCCATTCTTTCATGGATCTCTTCCAGCCTCTTGATGTCGGCCTTTTCCGCCTTCAACACGACCTCCCTTATCACACAAGATTCAATGGCCTTCCGGACCTCTGAGAAGTGATGAAGGGTCAGGCTTCCCTCCCTGAAAAGATCGCTCATGAGATCAGCCAGGGGCTTGTGGAGGCGGAGGGACACAAAAGCTCCCCCCTTGGGCCCGGGCCTGATTTTCACAAACCCCGATTGTTCCAGGTGGGCAAGGGCCTGTCTGACGACCACCCTACTCACCTTGAACAGGTCCGCCAGGGTCCTCTCTGGGGGTAATTTTTCGTTCTCCTTGATCTCATTTTGCAGGATGAGATCTTTGATCTGGGAGGCAACCATCTCCGGAAGTCTTTTCCGCTTGGGAGGTGAAAAGGCTTCTTCCCAGTATCGTTGCGGCACACCCATGGTGGTTTTCCCTTTCCGGCAGGTCCTCAAGGGTAAAAAAGCAGATTACCTGACTTATGGGTTTATGGATATTTGGACTATCCA includes these proteins:
- a CDS encoding DUF4198 domain-containing protein; translation: SLLGELKQTEVMGHKAWRVDYKFKRPGVYTFFMEPKPYWEPAEDCYIVHYTKTIVAAFGAEEGWDEPVGLKTEILPLTRPFGLYAGNVFQGVVMVDGKPVPNAVVEVEYYNREGKAKAPTEYMVTQVIKADSKGVFTFAVPRAGWWGFAALNTSDKKIPREGKDKDVEIGAVIWVKFEDWIEK
- a CDS encoding ferredoxin family protein; translation: MEPEAFALPNLPGPGRPVVFDPEVCTGCNICVKFCTMDVLVPNPEKGKPPIILYPEECWYGGDCVSECPTPGAIELNHPLMQRVRWKRKDTGEHFRV
- a CDS encoding FAD-binding protein, translated to MKDGPSVLKWPYPVRYGEERVVKTDVLVLGGGPAGSMAAVSAARNGARVVLVDKAHPKRSGGGSGVDHWVFTPNPCSKITAEECVQCEYESYNGYVNSLSRYIAARESYDTLLEIENMGGKIRDTEGEFTGAPFRDEETGFLFAYDYETRHFFRVWGTTFKPAMYRECRRVGVKIFERVMITCLLTEGGRPGRRVIGAAGFNNRTGEFLIFLAGATIDCMAFHEGNWQFSTELTGLPYFHPNVVCDGPAIAWRAGAEFTLMEKSSPAPPPGYHLPSYGSGNPKNTWYPCSMVDAEGKEIPWIDGLGNPINDIEQRTRPAPGQKFLGERAPGDPYRMPRLVDDLEERVRRGEFKLPLYADLPGMPEHERRAIWGLMVGQEGRSNIPIVRTYTKAGFDPDQDLLQSYFLLGGEPFPGMWQHSVLGFIRGRGPFASPGGLVTDWNLMTNLEGLFAAGNALYGGNFYNHAATTGRYAGRKAAAYARGASLPEMDRAQVEAEKTRIYAPVQRRGGIDWKELRAGLCRVMQNYCGEIKNRELLEIGLAWLDDIETNVSPEAFAPNPHVLMRVVESFHMLTCDRIIIQAVLARKASSRYLGFTRQDYPEQDPPKWHKFVTIRQAEDGIQVDVRDIDYAYPLGENYEAHNKEYKGYLNP
- a CDS encoding FadR family transcriptional regulator gives rise to the protein MGVPQRYWEEAFSPPKRKRLPEMVASQIKDLILQNEIKENEKLPPERTLADLFKVSRVVVRQALAHLEQSGFVKIRPGPKGGAFVSLRLHKPLADLMSDLFREGSLTLHHFSEVRKAIESCVIREVVLKAEKADIKRLEEIHERMAEHLDDPARLREFNTSFHVALADISGNPLAKSIIWSIFELLETLWDTHHPGKNQDPDFIRQTHARHGRIIEALKARDLPLCEELISRDAEVTRELRS